The Stenotrophomonas maltophilia genome segment GTGAATACCGGGTAGCCGGCCGGCACCAGCTCGCCCGGGTCGGCCATGCGCTTGTTGATCTCGCCCGCCACCGGCGCGCGTCCTTCGACTTCGGCACGCGCGGCGTTGACTTCGGCCACCGCGCCCTGCGCCTGCTGCACCTGGCCCTGCGCGGCACGCTTGTCCTGCTCGCGTGCGCCGGCCAACGCCATGTCGTACTGCGCGCGCGCGGCACGGGCCAGTTCGCGCGAACTGGTGGCCTGGGCATGCGCTTCATCGCGCTTCTGCCGGGTCATCACCCCTTCGTTGAACAGGTTCTGCACGCGCTGGTAGGTGGCTTCGGCCAGCGTCGCACCGGCTTCGGCGCGCTTCCAGTTCGCTTCGGCGGCGCGGATGTCTTCGCTGCGCGCGCCTTCGTCGGCCTTGTCGGCCACCGCCTGTGCGGCGGCCAACGCGCCGTGGGCCTGCTGTTCCTTGGCGGTCACTTCGGGGCTGTCGAGCAGGAACAGCACCTGCCCGGGCTGCACGCGGTCGCCCTCGCGCACCTTCAACTCCGCCACGCGGGCGGTGATCTTGGCGGCCACGTTGATGGTGTCCGCGTCGGCCATGCCCTGGATCTGGTCGGCCGGGCTGCGCCAGGCCAGCCACAGGCCGAGCACCACCGCGACCAGCAGCGCCACTACCAGGATCGGGCCCAGGCGGCGCTTGGCCGGGGGTGTTGTCGCATCGTCGTGCAGCACATCACTCATGGTCGATCACCTCGTCCGCACGGCGCCGGAATTCTTCAAAACGGTCCATCTGTCCACTGACCTCCAGCAACTGCGCCAGCGCAATATCGTATTGGTAGGCGGCCTGTGCGCGCTCTACACGGGCACCGCCGAGGCCGAGCCGCGCGTCGATCACATCCAGCGAGGTGGCCTGGCCCTCGCGGAACGCCAGCTCCTGCAGGCGCAGGTTTTCCTGTGCCTGGGTGATGCTGCTGTCGAGCAGCACGTACTGCTGGCGCGCGGTCTCCAGTTCGTTCCATGCCTTGCGCACGCCC includes the following:
- a CDS encoding HlyD family secretion protein, yielding MSDVLHDDATTPPAKRRLGPILVVALLVAVVLGLWLAWRSPADQIQGMADADTINVAAKITARVAELKVREGDRVQPGQVLFLLDSPEVTAKEQQAHGALAAAQAVADKADEGARSEDIRAAEANWKRAEAGATLAEATYQRVQNLFNEGVMTRQKRDEAHAQATSSRELARAARAQYDMALAGAREQDKRAAQGQVQQAQGAVAEVNAARAEVEGRAPVAGEINKRMADPGELVPAGYPVFTLVDIDRMWVAMNLRESQMQGLKVGSKLRGSVPALGQEGEFEVYFINPAGDYATWRTTRQSSGYDVRSFEVRVRPVRRIEGFRPGMSVLFAWPQH